A genomic segment from Flexistipes sp. encodes:
- the fabF gene encoding beta-ketoacyl-ACP synthase II, giving the protein MQRRVVITGAGLVTPVGIGIEENWKNITSGKSGIGEITHFDTSDFPVKIAGEVKNFNPEDFVDKKDCRKFDRFIVLSLAAAELAVQTSGLDVNRIDSERAGTIIGSGIGGFKTIEDTHETFRTKGPKRISPFFIPSAIINMASGMTSIKYGLKGPNSSVVTACATGAHAIGDAYQIIKRSDADIMFAGGSESAITPLAVGGFSNMKALSRRNDNPTAASRPFDRDRDGFVMGEGSGVIILEELEHALSRGANILAEVVGYGLTSDAYHITAPDESGDGARRCILMALKNAGISPEDIDYINAHGTATPYNDVIETRAIKNAFGEHAKKLLISSTKSMTGHLLGAAGSVEAIYSALALKNGVLPPTANLENPDEKCDLEYIPQKAVNKDIKYALSNSLGFGGTNATLILKKY; this is encoded by the coding sequence ACTTCAGGCAAAAGCGGCATCGGTGAAATTACACATTTTGATACTTCCGATTTTCCTGTTAAAATAGCAGGTGAGGTAAAAAATTTTAATCCTGAAGATTTTGTTGACAAAAAGGACTGCCGAAAATTCGACAGATTTATAGTATTATCTTTGGCTGCCGCAGAACTGGCTGTTCAAACTTCCGGTTTAGATGTTAACCGTATTGACAGTGAACGTGCGGGAACAATTATCGGCTCCGGCATCGGCGGATTTAAAACTATTGAAGATACTCATGAAACCTTCAGAACAAAGGGACCTAAAAGAATCTCGCCTTTTTTTATACCTTCGGCAATTATAAATATGGCAAGCGGTATGACCTCAATAAAATATGGTCTGAAAGGCCCTAACAGCAGTGTTGTGACTGCATGCGCCACAGGTGCTCACGCCATTGGGGATGCCTATCAGATAATTAAGCGTAGCGATGCGGATATTATGTTTGCAGGCGGCTCTGAAAGTGCCATTACCCCACTTGCAGTGGGTGGATTTTCCAATATGAAGGCACTGTCCAGGAGAAATGACAACCCGACTGCGGCAAGCAGACCTTTTGACAGAGACAGAGACGGTTTTGTAATGGGTGAAGGCTCGGGTGTTATTATATTGGAGGAACTTGAACACGCTTTAAGCAGAGGTGCAAATATTTTGGCTGAAGTTGTCGGTTATGGACTGACCAGCGATGCCTATCACATAACAGCTCCGGATGAGAGTGGTGACGGAGCAAGGCGCTGTATATTAATGGCTCTGAAAAACGCAGGAATATCTCCGGAAGATATAGACTATATAAATGCTCACGGTACTGCCACCCCCTATAACGATGTAATCGAAACCAGAGCTATAAAAAATGCTTTCGGAGAACATGCAAAAAAGCTTCTAATCAGCTCCACCAAATCAATGACCGGCCACCTTTTGGGCGCTGCGGGGAGTGTCGAGGCTATCTATTCAGCTTTGGCCTTGAAAAACGGTGTACTTCCTCCCACTGCAAATCTGGAAAATCCGGATGAAAAATGCGACCTTGAATATATCCCCCAAAAGGCCGTGAATAAAGACATAAAGTATGCACTATCAAATTCACTTGGTTTCGGCGGAACCAATGCTACACTTATTCTCAAAAAATATTAA